One Nitrospinota bacterium genomic window carries:
- a CDS encoding HAMP domain-containing protein, whose protein sequence is MKLDTIGKQFILFALILALTVSTIALYSLSKSVGHGFEKAMEERITVLSGTMSASLKSMMLSGNASILLDWIKNIKRANNGSIIQVLRRSGSEAFSDGETIDKVNRFLEANIFNMHHENQYRADEDFAGFNRYPVNMEMFNEVTANYAPVKFFEEMGGRKFMTIFFPLVSNDECMACHGYDPESLRGVIRVSMSMEPMLDEVGIIRNQFLYTSVATLLAALLAFYLLLRRLVITPVRSMNDTIKKLSSGDLTSSADVDFKNEMGDLADSINNMAFGFGSMVKGIKSE, encoded by the coding sequence GAAAGCAGTTCATACTCTTCGCGCTTATTTTGGCGTTGACCGTCTCTACAATAGCTCTATACTCCCTCTCGAAATCGGTGGGCCACGGTTTTGAAAAGGCGATGGAAGAGCGGATAACTGTTCTTTCGGGCACAATGTCCGCGTCTCTAAAAAGCATGATGCTCTCCGGCAACGCGTCGATACTCCTTGATTGGATAAAAAATATAAAGCGGGCTAATAACGGTTCCATCATTCAGGTGTTGCGTAGATCGGGGAGCGAGGCATTTTCCGACGGCGAGACGATTGATAAGGTAAACCGGTTTCTTGAAGCAAACATTTTTAACATGCATCATGAAAACCAGTATCGTGCCGATGAGGATTTTGCCGGATTCAACAGGTACCCGGTGAATATGGAGATGTTCAATGAGGTTACCGCGAATTATGCCCCGGTGAAGTTTTTCGAGGAGATGGGGGGGCGTAAATTCATGACGATATTTTTCCCTCTTGTTTCAAACGACGAATGTATGGCATGTCATGGTTATGATCCTGAATCGCTAAGAGGCGTTATCAGGGTTTCGATGTCGATGGAGCCGATGCTCGATGAGGTCGGCATTATCAGAAACCAGTTTCTCTACACTTCGGTGGCGACTCTTCTTGCCGCTCTTTTGGCTTTCTACCTTCTTTTAAGGAGACTGGTAATCACTCCGGTCAGATCAATGAACGATACAATTAAAAAGCTTTCCAGCGGTGATCTCACTTCATCGGCAGACGTAGATTTTAAAAACGAGATGGGCGACCTCGCGGATTCTATCAACAACATGGCGTTCGGATTCGGCTCCATGGTAAAAGGTATCAAGTCGGAAAT